In the Bacillus sp. HSf4 genome, TAAGAAGGAGTATTTTTTTGTTTTGTAATATATATATTGAATAATGTAATTTATATGTTACAATTCATTTGAGGAGGAATTATATAGGTGAAGAATAAAGTGAAGATCGCTCGTGTTCAAGTCGACTTAACACAGCAGCAATTAGCAGAAAAAGTGGGTGTTACTCGGCAAACGATTAGCTTGATTGAGAAAGGTAAGTATAATCCCACGCTAAAATTGTGCCTGGAGATATGCTACGCAGTGAATAAGTCTTTGGATGAAGTATTTTGGATTAGCAGGGAGGACCAGTTACATGAAGATGATTAAAGATGAACGCTTGCAAATACAAAATTTGAAAAATATACGGATTGCCTTTATGGTTCAAACGGTAGGAATATTGGCCATTTTACTTTATGAGGTGATAACAAAGGGGATTATGGAAGCTAAAGACAATCCATTATGGTTATTATTTATTCTTACTTCAGTTGTTTTAGGTTGGCTGAATCTCAAAATTTCTGTTGATGTGTATGATGATGCAAAAGAACAGAAGAAGCCAGGACCCTATTATCGAGTCGTCATCCTTTCTGCATTGATTGGCATAATCCTGGCGCTTTTGGCAAAGTTCGGTCCAGATCATAGTGATAACAGTGAAGCCTTACTTGTAGGAAGTGTGGTCTTTGTTTGTTTTCTCATCCCTTTCTCTTTTGTTCACTATATGATGAAAAAACGATCAGAGGAAAATGACATATAATATGAACTTTTTCCGATTCCTCTAGGTGTGTACATACGAAAACGAGACAGCTTCAGCCCACCGGAATACAGGGCTAAGCTGTCTAATGTTTTCATCCAGTGTTTCATTTCCGCGTCAGTTCATCAAGAACATTTGAATGGAGATGGCCGTGGGATTGGCATAAGTTCAGACTTCCTGAGTTAAACGGTGTTATTTTTTTGCAAAAACTCTTTTTTTAAGGTACAAGCCGGCAAATATGGC is a window encoding:
- a CDS encoding helix-turn-helix transcriptional regulator, giving the protein MKNKVKIARVQVDLTQQQLAEKVGVTRQTISLIEKGKYNPTLKLCLEICYAVNKSLDEVFWISREDQLHEDD